The Acidobacteriota bacterium nucleotide sequence GCTCCGAACGGACCCCAACGCCGAGGGGAGCCAGAGAAAAACGCGCCCCAGCCCCGCCAGGATCCACAGGAGCCCGTCTCCCGCAAGAGGGACGAAGGCGAGACCCGCCATGTAGGGAATCCCGAAAGCCAACAGTCCGAGGAGGGGAACCGACGCCAGGGGCGTGGCCAGCCATCCCAGGAGGGAGATCCGGTGGAAGGTGAGGGCCAGGATCGGAAGCGTGGCGAGCTGGGCGCACAAGCCGACCCAGAGAAGGCGGAGGACCTGTTGCCGCAGGCCCGGTCCAGAAAGGGACTCGGGGAGGGCATCCCACAGGATCAGGATCCCGAAGGTGGCCGCGAAGGTGAGCTGGAAGCCCGCGTCGAGCAGCCAGGCCGGATGGAGGACCAGCAGGGCCGCCAGGGCGAAGGACCAGGCCCCGAAAGCGCCCTGGGGGCGCGCCAACAGACGGGCCGTCAGGAACAGCCCCGCCATCAGCAGGGCGCGGGTCAGGGAAGCGCTCGATGCGGCCAGGAGTCCGAAGAGGCCCAGGAGGATGAGCCCCGCACCGTCGCGCACGGAGGGGGAGACCCCGGTGGCGTGAGCGAGGAAAGAAAACAGGAGGAGCAGAAGGCCCACGTGCTGTCCGGAAAGGGCCACGAGGTGATAGAGCCCCGAACGGCTGAGCACCTCCACCTGGTCCTCGGAAAGGAGCCCGCGCTCACCCAACAGGACCGCCAGGAGAATGGCGGCGTCGCCTCCCTCCGCCCGCAGGAACCGTGACTCCAGAGCCCTCCTGTATCGGGAGACGAGGCCCAGGAAGGGAGGTGGGGAGGCGCGAAAGAGGCCCGGGCTTCGGCAGGTGGCGACCAGGTCCGTCCCCTCCCGCTCCAGCCGGGCGGCTCGGTCGGGCTGTCCCGGGTTGGTGGGCGGCCGAGGAGCCTCCAGGCGGAGACTGGCTTCGAAGGCGCTTCCTTCCACGGGCGGGGGGATGGGCAGGTAGGCCAGGACCCGGCTGCGGCACGGATGGTCCCCTCCGGCCCCCCCGAAGGTGGAGACGCGAAGGAGGCAGCGACTGCCATCCACCCACGGCTGGGCGTGGACGACCGAACCGCGCACCCAGACGAACGCCTCCCCTCCGGCTTCCCGGACGAGTATCTCGAGGCCGTCGGGTTCGGGCTCCCGCAGGCCGAGTCCGCCGATCCAGAGTCCGAGCACGGCGGCGAAGAGCGCCGTGGAGGCCGTTCGAAGTCGGGGTTTCGAAGCGCAGAGGGCGGCCAGGGCGGCGGAGGCGGCCATTGGGAAGATGGACGTCGCCAGAAAATTGGCCGCCCCCGCGCCAGCGGCCAGCGCGAGGACGAGCGCGGTCCGGCGGCCGGGTTCAACGCCCACGCGCCCCACCTCCTCTCCCAAGCCCGGGCCCGACGCAAAGGGCCTCCCACGCGCGGGGCGGGGGAGGCCCGTGGACCATTCGGATCGACCGAACCTACTCGGCTCCGGCCTCCATCTTGAGGATCTTCTCCCTCTGACCCTTGAGGTAGGCGTCGTCCGGGTTCTTGGCAACGGCCTTCTCGATGGCGGCGAGGGCCTCGGACCTCTTGCCCATCTTGTAATACACCTCGGCGAGCGTGTCGAGGATCCCCGGGTCCTCGTGGCTCAGGGTCACGGCCCGCTGGGCGGCCAGAGCGGCCTTGTCGAGCTCCACGCCCAGCTCGGCGCAGTGCCAGGCGTACCCGTTGAGGAATCCCGAATCGTCCTGCTTGGAGGGGAGGATCTCGTGGTACAGGGCGAGCATCAAGTCCTGGGCCTTTTGCTTCTCCTCGGGGGACTTCGCGGCTCGGGCCTGCCTGCGGTGATAACCCGACAGTGCGTCGAAGGCCTCATCGGCGTAAGGCTGAGTCCCCTTCAGAGCAAGGCCCTTCAGGACCTCCTGGCCCCGGGGAGGGTCCTCCCGGAGGAGGGCCTGCCCCTGGATCAAGTCCAGGCCGAGCACCTCCTGGGCCCTGTCGGAAGGCCAGCCGCTCCGTGCCGTTTCCACCCAGGCCAGAGCGTCCTTGGCCGAGCCGCGCCCGAGGTACTTTTCCGCGATGTCGCGGGCGAGTTCCGGGGAGGCGCCGACCCGGTGGCGGTCCAGGAGGTCGTCGAGGGTGTCCACTCCGTAGAGGTAGGCGAGGAGCGTTCGGGTCCATTCGGACCGCCCCTCGTATCCGATGATCCGGTCCACTTCTTTCCCGCGTCCGTCCAGGATCACCGTGGTCGGTATGCCCCGGAGGTTGAAGGCGCGGCTCTGCTCCTTGCCCTCGGGGGTATCCGTGTTCAGGCGCACCAGAACGGCCGCCTTCGAGAGTTTCTCCAACATGGGGGGCGTCAGGACTTCACGGTCCAGTTTTGTGCAGCTCCCTCACCAGTCGGCGTAAAACTTGAGGACCACCACCGTCCCCCTCTCCGCGGCCGCGGCCTTGGCCTGGTCCAGGGTGCCCTGAAACCAGCTTCCTTCGGCGGCCGAGAGGGCGAGAGGGGCGGCCAGAACGAGCGCGCCAATCCAACGTCGCATGGTCACCTCCATACGTAGAGTAACATGATCGGAGCGGTCAGGGTTCCAGCCGGGGGCCCGTCCGCGGCAGGATCAGGCGGAATCCGGCGCCTCCCAGGTCCGACTTGAAGGCCACGAGATCCCCTCCGTGCTCCCTCGCGATCTTGCGCGCGATGGGTAGGCCCAGGCCCGTTCCACCGGGTTTCTGGCTGGAAAAGGGCGTGAACACGGACTCTTCCATGCCGGCGGGGAGTCCGGGGCCGTCGTCCTCCACGACGATGGCCACCTCCCCCGCGGTCTCCGCGGCCTGAAGCCGCACGCGCCCCGGCCGGCCCGCCGAGGTGGCGGCCTCCGCCGCGTTTCGAGCCAGGTTGCGAACGGCCCTCGAGAGGGCATCGGGGTCGGCTTCCGCTTCAAGGCCTTCGGAGCACTCCACCTCGACTTCAAGGCCCGGGGAGGATTCCCGGAGGAGGGAGGCCTCCTGGAGGAGCAGTTCCCGCAGGGCCACCTGTT carries:
- a CDS encoding ComEC/Rec2 family competence protein, coding for MGVEPGRRTALVLALAAGAGAANFLATSIFPMAASAALAALCASKPRLRTASTALFAAVLGLWIGGLGLREPEPDGLEILVREAGGEAFVWVRGSVVHAQPWVDGSRCLLRVSTFGGAGGDHPCRSRVLAYLPIPPPVEGSAFEASLRLEAPRPPTNPGQPDRAARLEREGTDLVATCRSPGLFRASPPPFLGLVSRYRRALESRFLRAEGGDAAILLAVLLGERGLLSEDQVEVLSRSGLYHLVALSGQHVGLLLLLFSFLAHATGVSPSVRDGAGLILLGLFGLLAASSASLTRALLMAGLFLTARLLARPQGAFGAWSFALAALLVLHPAWLLDAGFQLTFAATFGILILWDALPESLSGPGLRQQVLRLLWVGLCAQLATLPILALTFHRISLLGWLATPLASVPLLGLLAFGIPYMAGLAFVPLAGDGLLWILAGLGRVFLWLPSALGSVRS
- a CDS encoding tetratricopeptide repeat protein — its product is MLEKLSKAAVLVRLNTDTPEGKEQSRAFNLRGIPTTVILDGRGKEVDRIIGYEGRSEWTRTLLAYLYGVDTLDDLLDRHRVGASPELARDIAEKYLGRGSAKDALAWVETARSGWPSDRAQEVLGLDLIQGQALLREDPPRGQEVLKGLALKGTQPYADEAFDALSGYHRRQARAAKSPEEKQKAQDLMLALYHEILPSKQDDSGFLNGYAWHCAELGVELDKAALAAQRAVTLSHEDPGILDTLAEVYYKMGKRSEALAAIEKAVAKNPDDAYLKGQREKILKMEAGAE